The DNA region gcaTCATCACAGTGAAAATCGGGTCCAGAAACCATCTCAATAGATCAAACAAGAAGCTGTGGCGgaatcataacacacacattgacccACCAGACTGACCATTAGCCACCACTGTTACCCCCTGGTATTTACtagggggggggaaagaacaTAAACTGTGTACTGCTGGTTTATAACCATTCATTGACCTTTCCCAACACTGAAATACTGATGACTCCTCTTATTTTGAGTGAGCACAGTTACAGGCTTTGGAGACAGTGTATGGATGACATGAAATTGTATATCCATGAGAACATCTGACAgaaaccttaaccctaaccctagctgACCTGCAGCAATTTTACAAACCACTGACCACGGCTTTCAGCTTTACAAGCCACACAACcatgacaataaaaaatacGTCATCATTAATAtctacaaagaaaacaaataattgattgatttaaaagatacatttaaaaacaccccTCAAAAACACAGTCTACCCCATTCAGACCTGGTAGCCTACACTGGAAacaacacaagtcaacaaaaaatataacatACCTGGTGGTTTTTGGGGATTTTGAATGGAGAATTGGTAATAATTGTATCTTTAACATGAATTAAATGTGTCCACAGCAGTTGCATTCCAGTTTATATAGGGTTATTGGATCTAGTAAAGTAATTATTTAGGCCACTTTGTTCTTCTCAGGGAATTTGACTTCATCGCCACCAACTGGACTGGCATGCTTGAGTGTTTGTAGTCGTGAAATCAAGGTTGTTGGGTCTGAGTTTTCTTTAAAAGAGGTGCAAATTGTGTGTCAACAATATATCAACAGGAGTCTATGCaagccgttttcagacgtgaactctgGAGGAGGAACTGTGGAGTCCAGCGCTTGCCTGAAAGCAGCTACTGTGGGACAGTGGTGGAATGtatcaaagtatttttacttcgttactgtacttaagtaaatttttacgtatctgtactttacttaagtaaaaataatagtgcatactttttacttttactccgttacattttgcaagAATGACCTGAGGAGGTTTCAATGCGTTTCCTGTCTCCCTCAAAAAAAGGAGTTGCTAGCCTTCAAGAATTCACCTTAAAATTTAAAGAAGCATATCGAGGTAAGCAAAGTTCTTGCTATGCTAAGTTAATGTCCCCATGGTTTGGCTTAATGGTATTAACTTTGCAGATAATCCCTGGTAGATAACTTGTCATCCGCAGAATTGTAAGATAGAGTGTGAACAGTATTACAGAGGGTAAGCACAATAAGTACAccaacctttccaataaacacatgttgttgcttataattattactagtagtgacatctgtagaggcatgagtattaccacagagagagcagaaaACTGCCCTTGTACTTTGACCAACCACTTACATTTTATCAAAATGGCTATAATTTAATGGTTTGATTCTGCAAACTgtctttttaatttcaattttttttttcttgtcttccCTTTCCACATCTCacttgttattatcattattccaAAGCCAAACAACAGAACTGGAGTTTATCCTCAGATTATTTTGCTTCTTACTTTACCTGCTTTTTATTGAAGAGAATGACTGTCTCATTTATCAGTGATTTTTCCCTTAACACCGTTCAGTTATGATGAGGAATATTTTAAATTCTTGccatatctgcattctttatcaaaatggcacagcctagacattgagagacaaccccaTTGCGTgagaacttttacttttaatacttgaagtaaatttaaaagtaagtactttttacttttacttaagtaggattgttgatgtagtacttttagttttacttaagtatatattttcctgggtacttgtactttgacttaagtactaaacttcagtacttcctccaccactgctgtGGGACCGCGGACCTGAGgttgaaaaatgttttcacgAGTATCTCTGAatctccgcacacacacacacacacacacacacacacacacacacacacacacacacacacacacacacacacacacacacacacacacacacacacacacacacacacacacacacacacacacacacacacacacacacacacccacacacacactttgtgcaTTAGAATAAAGCTGGGAAAGTGTCTGGTGAGCATCGGGTTAAACTTCAGCTCCTGaggtcgaggaggaggaggaggcggaagaGGTGTGCTTTCCTTaccatacacacaacacacacacacacacacgcacacaacacacacacacacacacacacacacacacacactggacgtTCGTTCAAATGGCGACAACGCGCACAGGAGACTAAAGAAAAAAGGAGGCAGGATAAACAAAGAGTCTGGTTCTTCATATTGTTCAGAAGCTGCGGGATGTGACCGCTCTTCCGCTTTCTCCTCAGTCCACCAGGGAAACAGCAGCGATACAACCAGCGAGTTTCCACCCGGAAACAGATGCACATCGGAGCAGAGACTGCATACCAGCAACATCTCAGCTGAGAAGATCCAGGTGAGAGGAACCATGAGAGGAACACCGACTCACTAACACAACATTGACTGTCCTGTTGCTGCAGATCACACTCGTTAGACCCTGTGCACACGTCGCTGTGTGTTTCTGAGATACAAACTAACACTCTTCTTGGATCAAACACATGAATGATGGGCttaataacacatttataaCCAAAATTATAAAAAGGAATCTACATTAAAGGGGTGaactcatagactgtatataaagttgaACACAGCTCAGAACGCCACCTAGTGTTTCAAACCGTCCTGGACTTTGCAGGGCCAGTGCTTACATGGAGTCAACCCCTTGGTATGTCTAGGTCATGaccctttatttatatatgtaaagGTTAACACTGGCTAGTCCTGGATGGtcagccccccccgcccccaccaGCGACCGCTTGACCCCTAAACATTTACCTCTACACCCAGTGGTGTAGGAGGAAGAGCAACCGGATCATTAAAGACCCCTTTCACCCcagccataaacatttctgcctgctgccgtctggccgagggtaccgcagcatccgggcccgcaccaccaggctcagagacagtttcatcccccaggccataagacttttaaactcctctgaactgcaataactccaccaaaccagcaccctggaatattggcatatttgcaccagcacagtaataagcatatttgaatatttgcactactgctcAAATTGAACTgttgttgctctatttttctattcatctgtaaagatatatatttagatagatatattctattttctatttaaaaaattttatattctattttattgatattctattttattcttttttattctattttatactatttctatttttattttattttttggggttgaaattactgagtattgcttaaagagagtgtgtgacccaagcatttcattgacagtgactgcttcatgttatctctgtgcatatgacaataaaaatcttgaatcttgaatcttgaatcattCAGGGTTAGGGTGTCTTATGAAGTTGAGGCTTCCTGCATCCTGTGTTTCCTTGGTGACCACGACCACAGCCGTTAGTGCCAGCGGTTCAAACAGCTTGGGATGACAAAGGTCTCGGCCGACAGTAAACTCTGGATTTTATGCCACACTTGTGTCGCAAAAGTGTGAGTGCTGCTACTGGAGTCATCACTCATACGTCTAAATGTACAAGGCTCCACCTTTTAACCCTACTGataaaaaaggatttttttGAAGGGTCAGTCCAGGGCCCACTAACTGTGGTCTCCTGGTGGTCTCTGCTCTGCACGTCTCAGGACGCTGACTTGATCTtgatgtgtgtctttgcagtGGTTGGCACCACCAGGATGGggaacagcagcagtgacaggtcCAGCGGGGGTCAGGGTGAAAGGTCAGACAGAGATGGAGCgcagggagggaaggaggcacGTCCTAACATCCTGATGGACAGCATAGAGGACTCAGATCTGTTCCAGAGGGAAGACTCAAAGGTAAAACCAGGTGTTAATCATACACACATACCATCCACTCTATGTGATGACGTGAGAAAGGCCTTTACTAACCTATATGTCATATTAATAGAGTAATCCATTACATTGGACAGCATTTATTATGAATTGCATATGATTATAAACGACTATAATTTtgagtttgtttgtatgttgatTTGCATCTGAtagatgttaaatgtttaatagcTTTTCATCTGCCCCATAAACCTCAACCAAGACATTattcaaaataatgttttggtaCATTGaagatttttaaatgttaaaataacttCAGTTGGCAAAAAACATATGAATAAAGTTTGTTCATCATATTATCAATAAGTTATATTAACAAAATCGATACATTTTATTAGTTaacgtttatttttatttttatgttgcCAAtttaaaccaattttttttagttgttaaaaatgtcctttttttatGTAAGATGCAGCTCAAACAGTTCAGAATTTGACGTGTCTGTATCTATAAAAAGTTCCCAAAACccaaatgtttatttgttttctaagAAACATTTAGAATGTTTGGTCTTGAATAAGTTCCATgcctattttatatttaatgcaaTATTGGTATGGCAGGTTGGTGAACTCAGGTGCCAGTAAGAATATCTTCCATCTGAAATGTGAGAGCCCAGCTGCCAAAGGGTTTTGTGTTGGTATCCTGTAAgacaacagagaggaaacatgggTCTTAACAAAAATGGGAATGTTATTCTTTGTAATTCCTTCTAATAAAAACTACTGTAAAGTCTCAGGTTTAGCAGTTTACCATTAGTATTACAATGAAGTCTTTACAGAACAGCACCACCTTTGTGCAGTAACTTTTGTAATATAACAAAGTATAATGGCAGATGTGGCTAACATATTTAGCAAACAGATTTGTATTAATCCTACTTACCAAGAACCTCCAATAATTGAAATGTTCATGAAGAACGTGCATTACGTCTGTTCGCATTAGCTcaatataaacaaattaaaatgtatatcaGAAAACACACGAACACATAATCATGTCGACTCAATCTTCAGCTCCATCTCTGgtcagaaggtgtgtgtgttggtttgtaaATTCTGAAGTTGCTCTCATAAACATGGCAACCATACATTGATCAATGCTTTCTAGGCTCCACAGGAAATACAAGAGTTTCTGGCCTGGCAGCAGGACCTGGAGAGTGACAGCAAAAGTCCAACGCAGGACAGGCCCACTGTGTTCAGGTGGGCGGGGGTCGCCAAGGAAGTCTTTGTGTCCGGCTCTTTTAACAACTGGGCCACCAAGATCCCACTCAACAGAAGGTAGTTTGACTCACGCAAAGCAACATCTCGCCTTGCTTGAACTGAATCACAAAGTTGTGACtcgtggctctctctctctcaaacccAGCCAGAAGAACTTTACGGCTATCGTGGACCTGCCGGAGGGAGAGCACCAGTACAAGTTCTGTGTCGACGGTCAGTGGACTCTGGATCCAACTGGGGTGAGTAAGAAAACAAAATTTCAATTATTTGTTACAACAAGGCCTTTTGTACACCTACAAGTGTTGATATCAAATTTCTGTTTACACTCGCAGGCTGTGATGACGGCTAAAACTGGAACAGTCAATAACGTTATCCAGGTGAAGAGAACTGACTTTGAAGTTTTTGATGCCCTCAGGATTGACTCCGAGGACTCTGTCGACATTTCAGGTACTGGTAGCTGTATCCACTCATTAACCCTCAGGAGTCATGGGCTATTTTAACTGTGTTTGAATGCCTTTGAATTGGCCTCTATATACCACATAAAAAATGTCTCCCATGCCATCGTTGGGTAAATATTTTCAGCATAACATTGCCTACATTACCAAACTATAAATTCTTATCTTCACAGAGTATATCAACATTGGActcaaaaatgaacaaaaaacatCAAGTCTTTATATGGAGAATTGTGTTTATAACTATAACATCCACAGACCTGCTCAatgaaacattttcaaagtTGAAAGTACATGTGAAGATGTAATTGTCGAAGTGATATAACATCAAGCAAAAGGCACCTTTTTGAAATAACTAGGTATAAAACTCTTTAAAACAGTTTATCTACTCAGTTAGACGAATAGGTATGTCACAGTTTTTGCATTACAGAGTGAGGAGAGTTTCCAAGTAATGCAAATTTAAGACATGAAATGTCAAACTGAGACAATATCAAATGCAGTTTGTCTTCATGGTGTGGGGTTCATTTATTGGCCACTTGTTGGAAATGCTAACTATCAGAGTCTGTccccttttctccctctgctctctccctgctctctgctCAGTTTCCCTCGCCCCTTCCTAGTATTTTCAGCTTGTACAGCAGCACCAGTtaattttacacatttctttctgtTCTCATTATGACGAAAAACGAACGTGTACAAAATATGATTTGAAATAGTCAGCACTTATGATTTTTTTCTGAACAATGTCTTATTACTTCTTACATAGCTTGTAATCCTCAGTGACATTCACCAATGCTGGTGACATTTGCTCATGTGTGGACCCTTGGAAGGATCctgtctgcctttttttttttaatgtggggCTGTATTTAAAGAGTGTTATGTGATCGTTCTTTCCCAGACTTGTCCAGTTCCCCGCCCGGCCCCTACCTACAGGAGGCATATGTGATCAAATCAGAGGACAAGATCAAACACCCTCCTATCTTACCTCCACACCTGTTGCAAGTGCTGCTCAACAAGGACACAGTCATCTCTGTAAGTCCAGGTTTTTCGACTCCCACCGCTccagaaaccttttttttccacTGAAATTCACCCTGTACTCTTATCTACTCCTATCAGTGTGACCCAACGCTACTTCCAGAGCCCAACCATGTGATGCTCAATCACCTGTATGCCCTCTCCATCAAGGTAACAAGTCCTTCTCGAACATATctgctttttaatgttgtcCCTCATAATAAAAACCTGGTGAAAATGATAGATAAACCCCCTCTGTCTCGCAGAGAGAATGCACATATTGGCGTAGCTTtggttttaaaggagacatatgctCAGGCTTAGGTTCATAGTTTTAATTTACGTTGTTACTTGAAATGGTTTTTTTCCcctaatgttcagaaaatgcATCACTTGGGAACTGtaca from Limanda limanda chromosome 5, fLimLim1.1, whole genome shotgun sequence includes:
- the prkab1b gene encoding 5'-AMP-activated protein kinase subunit beta-1b, translating into MGNSSSDRSSGGQGERSDRDGAQGGKEARPNILMDSIEDSDLFQREDSKAPQEIQEFLAWQQDLESDSKSPTQDRPTVFRWAGVAKEVFVSGSFNNWATKIPLNRSQKNFTAIVDLPEGEHQYKFCVDGQWTLDPTGAVMTAKTGTVNNVIQVKRTDFEVFDALRIDSEDSVDISDLSSSPPGPYLQEAYVIKSEDKIKHPPILPPHLLQVLLNKDTVISCDPTLLPEPNHVMLNHLYALSIKDGVMVLSATHRYQKKYVTTLLYKPI